The following proteins are co-located in the Gloeocapsa sp. PCC 7428 genome:
- the leuS gene encoding leucine--tRNA ligase has protein sequence MVTETISGVTFVESRYNPAAIEEKWQQTWVELGLDQTQTDSAKPKFYALSMFPYPSGSLHMGHVRNYVITDVIARLKRMQGYRVLHPMGWDAFGLPAENAAIDRGIPPAKWTYQNIAQMRSQLQRLGLSIDWNREVATCSPDYYKWTQWIFLQFLKAGLAYQKEAAVNWDPIDQTVLANEQVDSEGRSWRSGAKVERKLLRQWFLKITDYAEELLNDLDKLPGWPDRVKLMQANWIGKSIGAYLEFPIVGSDKKIGVYTTRPDTVYGVTYVVLAPEHPLTQRVTTPDQQASVEAFVQEVTNQSELERTAEDKPKRGIPTGGKAINPFTSEEIPIWIADYVLYEYGTGAVMGVPAHDARDFQFAQEKNLPIKVVIIPENGDASAPLTAADVETGIVVNSGEFDGMISTDAKAAIVKHAEKHNFGHARVQYRLRDWLISRQRYWGAPIPVVHCPNCGIVPVPDEDLPVELPEDVEFTGRGGSPLAQLDWVNVPCPTCGTPAKRETDTMDTFIDSSWYYLRYPDANNDLQAFDSAKTNDWMPVDQYVGGIEHAILHLLYSRFFTKVLRDRGLLNFDEPFQRLLTQGMVQGTTYKNPITGKYIPPAQVDPNDPKDPETGEPLQVFYEKMSKSKYNGIDPEEVLAKYGVDTARMFILFKAPPEKDLEWEDADVEGQFRFLNRVWRLVNDYSNQPAVISQQELTKPEKELRRAIHTAIKAVTEDLDGEYQFNTAVSELMKLSNALAEAQCKDSAIYAEGIQTLLILLAPFAPHIAEELWHSLGNTESIHVQPWLQYDESALVADEITLVVQINGKKRGDLQVPAQADKAELEKFARESEAAQRYIEGKEVKKVIVVPGKLVNFVVG, from the coding sequence ATGGTGACAGAGACAATATCAGGAGTGACTTTCGTGGAGTCGCGTTACAACCCCGCAGCGATCGAGGAAAAGTGGCAACAAACTTGGGTAGAGCTTGGTTTAGACCAAACTCAGACAGATAGTGCTAAGCCGAAATTTTACGCGCTATCGATGTTTCCCTATCCATCGGGTAGCTTGCATATGGGTCACGTTCGTAATTACGTAATTACAGATGTTATTGCCCGATTGAAGCGAATGCAAGGCTATCGGGTGCTACACCCTATGGGTTGGGACGCGTTTGGTTTACCCGCAGAGAATGCAGCAATTGATCGTGGAATTCCGCCCGCGAAGTGGACGTATCAAAATATCGCCCAGATGCGATCGCAACTTCAACGCCTAGGCTTATCAATCGATTGGAATCGTGAAGTCGCGACGTGTTCCCCCGATTATTACAAGTGGACGCAGTGGATTTTCTTGCAATTTCTCAAAGCAGGACTAGCGTATCAAAAAGAAGCCGCAGTCAATTGGGACCCGATCGATCAAACCGTACTTGCAAACGAACAGGTAGACAGCGAAGGGCGATCGTGGCGTAGTGGTGCGAAAGTTGAGCGTAAATTATTACGTCAGTGGTTCTTGAAAATCACCGACTACGCTGAAGAACTACTCAACGATTTAGATAAACTACCAGGATGGCCCGATCGCGTCAAGTTGATGCAAGCAAACTGGATTGGTAAATCAATCGGTGCCTACTTGGAATTTCCCATTGTCGGTTCAGATAAAAAAATCGGCGTTTACACAACACGCCCTGACACGGTTTATGGCGTAACGTATGTTGTCTTAGCACCCGAACATCCTTTAACCCAGCGCGTTACCACACCCGATCAACAAGCCTCGGTAGAAGCGTTTGTGCAAGAAGTTACCAACCAAAGTGAATTAGAACGTACCGCCGAAGATAAACCCAAACGAGGAATTCCGACAGGTGGTAAAGCAATTAATCCGTTCACAAGTGAAGAAATTCCGATTTGGATCGCAGATTATGTCTTGTACGAATACGGTACAGGCGCTGTGATGGGAGTTCCCGCCCACGACGCGCGCGATTTCCAATTTGCCCAAGAAAAGAATTTGCCAATTAAAGTTGTGATTATTCCCGAAAACGGCGATGCTTCAGCACCTTTAACGGCGGCTGATGTAGAAACAGGCATTGTGGTAAATTCAGGGGAATTTGATGGCATGATTTCGACAGATGCGAAAGCAGCGATCGTCAAACACGCCGAGAAGCATAATTTTGGTCATGCACGAGTTCAGTATCGCCTGCGCGATTGGTTAATTTCGCGACAACGCTACTGGGGCGCACCCATTCCCGTGGTTCATTGTCCTAACTGTGGCATAGTTCCAGTTCCCGATGAGGATTTGCCGGTAGAATTGCCAGAAGACGTCGAATTTACAGGTCGTGGTGGTTCGCCTCTAGCACAATTAGACTGGGTAAATGTCCCTTGTCCTACTTGTGGAACACCCGCTAAGCGGGAAACTGACACGATGGATACGTTTATTGACTCATCGTGGTATTACTTGCGCTATCCCGATGCTAACAATGACCTACAAGCGTTTGATTCTGCAAAAACGAATGACTGGATGCCCGTCGATCAGTATGTAGGTGGTATCGAACACGCGATTTTGCACTTATTGTACTCGCGATTTTTTACTAAAGTGTTGCGCGATCGCGGCTTATTGAACTTTGACGAACCCTTCCAACGCCTTTTAACGCAAGGAATGGTGCAAGGAACAACGTACAAAAACCCCATAACAGGCAAATATATTCCACCCGCACAAGTCGATCCTAACGATCCCAAAGATCCCGAAACAGGCGAACCGTTGCAAGTCTTCTACGAAAAGATGTCTAAATCCAAATACAACGGTATCGATCCTGAAGAAGTCTTAGCCAAATATGGTGTAGACACTGCACGGATGTTTATCTTATTCAAAGCACCGCCGGAAAAAGACTTAGAGTGGGAAGATGCTGACGTTGAAGGACAATTCCGCTTTTTAAATCGTGTTTGGCGTTTAGTTAACGATTACAGCAATCAGCCAGCAGTCATTAGTCAACAAGAATTAACCAAACCCGAAAAAGAACTACGACGCGCGATTCACACTGCAATTAAAGCCGTGACTGAAGACCTAGACGGCGAATACCAATTCAACACCGCCGTTTCTGAGTTGATGAAATTAAGCAACGCGCTTGCTGAGGCACAGTGCAAAGACTCGGCAATTTATGCTGAAGGTATTCAAACCTTATTGATATTACTAGCACCTTTTGCACCTCACATCGCTGAGGAATTGTGGCACAGTTTGGGTAACACCGAATCAATTCACGTCCAACCTTGGTTGCAATACGACGAATCAGCGTTAGTCGCCGACGAAATCACGTTAGTGGTTCAAATCAATGGTAAAAAACGCGGTGACTTACAAGTACCCGCGCAAGCCGATAAAGCTGAGTTGGAAAAATTTGCCCGCGAATCCGAAGCCGCGCAGCGTTACATCGAAGGTAAAGAAGTGAAAAAAGTTATCGTCGTACCTGGTAAACTTGTCAACTTCGTCGTAGGCTAA
- a CDS encoding GGDEF domain-containing protein — protein sequence MHPSILTVGEKDFFAKLPYQIRYGTGFTVEFAADVSEAQNWIEVRPPDILMVQAGLEQSLDLCRWLKQQTPLSWIYCILVEDRAQLIAEKKRASWDWELDTTATALEEAADAYVWLPEDNLNLEDSTQPITRLLLAHIQVGLRKVKKYRDLLQTNNVLSTIAYIDPLTELSNRRALESNLVRQIRTSRNYETPLSALMLDVDYFKVVNDTYGHLIGDRILQLLSSRLRYNLRSQDIPFRYGGEEFVILLHNTDCQDALVVARRLQQIVSGQMFVIDNTLSIPITISIGTSCLRASDDSEGVQLLARADEYLLQAKAAGRNCIINCND from the coding sequence ATGCATCCTTCCATTCTAACCGTTGGCGAGAAAGACTTTTTTGCCAAGTTGCCATACCAGATTCGTTATGGAACAGGTTTTACTGTAGAATTTGCTGCTGATGTAAGCGAAGCACAAAATTGGATTGAGGTTCGACCACCTGATATCCTCATGGTACAGGCTGGATTAGAACAGAGTTTAGACCTTTGCCGCTGGCTCAAACAGCAAACACCACTATCATGGATATACTGTATTCTTGTCGAGGATCGCGCACAACTTATTGCCGAAAAAAAACGTGCTAGCTGGGATTGGGAACTTGATACAACCGCGACAGCTTTAGAAGAAGCCGCAGATGCGTATGTATGGCTACCGGAGGATAATTTAAATCTAGAAGATAGTACGCAGCCAATTACACGTCTTTTACTTGCACATATTCAAGTTGGTTTGCGGAAAGTTAAAAAGTATCGCGATCTGCTTCAAACTAATAATGTATTATCAACGATCGCCTATATTGATCCGTTAACAGAACTCAGTAATCGCAGGGCTTTGGAAAGTAATTTAGTTCGCCAAATTCGCACTAGCCGGAACTATGAAACACCGCTAAGTGCTTTGATGCTGGATGTTGATTATTTTAAAGTTGTCAATGATACATACGGGCATTTAATCGGCGATCGCATTCTCCAGTTACTGAGTTCGCGTTTACGCTACAATTTGCGATCGCAAGATATTCCCTTTCGCTATGGTGGTGAAGAATTCGTTATTTTGCTGCACAATACTGATTGTCAAGATGCACTAGTCGTTGCCCGTCGATTGCAACAGATTGTCAGCGGACAAATGTTTGTCATTGACAACACTTTGTCGATTCCGATTACAATCAGCATTGGCACAAGTTGCCTGCGAGCATCCGACGATTCTGAAGGCGTACAGTTGTTAGCACGCGCTGACGAATATTTGTTGCAAGCCAAAGCCGCAGGCAGAAACTGTATTATAAACTGCAATGATTAG
- a CDS encoding Uma2 family endonuclease, which produces MVNPPSVLNTVPTDTWVEAAWEDFLTFADDPTLVSGRFYYDEGYMRIEMSPLGSAHGQDNSIVSTVIVLYAAIRNIAIKELTNTSFRKAGSREAQPDLAFYLGKNLRFPPRNNAPVNLNELDPPTLVVEVAASSLEDDTTRKQKLYQRMGVQEYWVVDVNASKVIASCLTPTQSHFIRESQVLPGLDINLVEEALKRSQKEDDGAISRWLIATLTQQ; this is translated from the coding sequence ATGGTTAATCCACCTTCAGTCTTAAACACCGTTCCTACTGATACCTGGGTAGAAGCTGCTTGGGAAGATTTTCTGACATTTGCGGACGATCCGACTTTGGTAAGTGGGAGGTTTTACTACGATGAAGGCTACATGAGGATTGAAATGTCCCCATTAGGTTCGGCACATGGTCAAGATAATTCAATTGTTTCTACAGTTATTGTCTTATATGCAGCGATTAGAAACATTGCAATTAAAGAATTAACAAACACCAGTTTTAGAAAAGCCGGTTCGCGAGAAGCACAGCCCGATCTCGCATTTTACCTTGGAAAAAACTTGAGATTTCCACCGCGCAACAATGCACCTGTGAACTTAAATGAACTCGATCCACCAACGCTCGTTGTCGAAGTTGCGGCTTCCTCCTTAGAAGACGACACTACCCGCAAACAAAAGCTTTATCAACGCATGGGCGTGCAAGAATACTGGGTTGTTGATGTCAATGCAAGTAAAGTGATTGCTAGTTGTTTAACACCAACACAAAGTCATTTCATTCGCGAATCACAAGTTTTACCAGGACTAGACATTAATTTAGTAGAAGAAGCCCTGAAGCGTTCTCAGAAAGAAGATGATGGCGCAATTAGTCGGTGGTTGATTGCCACACTCACTCAGCAGTAA
- the ppsA gene encoding phosphoenolpyruvate synthase produces the protein MLQTTVAQTAGKQALVLDLDKVSLADLALVGGKNASLGEMIQRLSTQGVNVSSGFATTATAYRYFIESAGIEAELRQLFADLDIEDVNQLRQKGRQARSLILQTPFPTELEDAIAAAYDKLCQRYGFDTDVAVRSSATAEDLPDASFAGQQETYLNVHGLAAVLDACHRCFASLFTDRAISYRQIKGFNHLDVALSVGVQKMVRSDLASSGVMFSIDTESGFKDTVLITAAYGLGENVVQGMVNPDEYLVFKPTLQAGFRPILEKRLGTKELKLIYDVGGSKQTKNVPVPLDDRMQFTLNDEEVLQLARWACLIEDHYSQVRGTFTPMDIEWAKDGITGEMFIVQARPETVQSQKHQNLLKSYSLQEHSPVLVKGRSIGEAIGQGKVRVILDVHKLDQFKAGEVLVTYKTDPDWEPIMKKASAIVTNQGGRTCHAAIIARELGIPAIVGTGNAISVLKSGQEVTVSCAEGEEGKVYQGILPYKVQEVALENLPRTRTQITINLGNPAEAFGVAAIPNDGVGLARLEFIIANHIKVHPLALVHFDELPENAIKDEIATLTCQYEHKPQYFVDKLAQGVATIAAAFYPKPVVVRLSDFKSNEYANLLGGGDFEPQEENPMLGWRGASRYYSDRYREGFALECQAIKKVREEMGLTNVILMVPFCRTPDEGRKVLVEMAKHGLVRGENDLQVYVMCELPSNVLLAEEFSQVFDGFSIGSNDLTQLALGLDRDSAMVADLFDERNDAVKKLVQMAIASAKKSKRKIGICGQAPSDYPEFARFLVEQGIDSISLNPDSVLKTLLQVAEVEGIVKS, from the coding sequence ATGTTGCAGACTACGGTTGCTCAAACTGCTGGTAAGCAAGCTTTAGTGTTGGACTTAGATAAAGTTAGCCTAGCGGATCTTGCTCTAGTCGGTGGCAAAAACGCTTCATTGGGAGAGATGATCCAGCGACTATCTACCCAAGGAGTTAATGTTTCGAGTGGTTTTGCTACCACCGCAACGGCTTATCGCTACTTTATTGAGTCGGCTGGGATAGAAGCAGAATTACGCCAGTTGTTTGCAGATTTAGATATTGAAGATGTGAACCAACTGCGACAAAAAGGTAGACAAGCGCGTTCATTGATTTTGCAAACACCATTTCCCACAGAACTTGAAGACGCGATCGCTGCTGCGTATGATAAGTTGTGTCAGCGTTACGGTTTTGATACCGATGTTGCGGTACGTTCTAGTGCTACTGCGGAAGACTTACCCGACGCAAGTTTCGCCGGACAACAAGAAACTTATCTCAACGTTCATGGCTTAGCCGCAGTTCTCGATGCTTGTCATCGATGCTTCGCTTCGCTTTTTACCGATCGCGCGATTTCCTATCGGCAAATTAAAGGATTTAACCACTTAGATGTTGCGCTTTCTGTCGGCGTGCAAAAGATGGTGCGATCGGACTTAGCATCTTCAGGAGTCATGTTCTCAATTGATACCGAATCTGGCTTCAAAGATACAGTGCTTATCACCGCCGCGTATGGTTTAGGGGAAAACGTTGTGCAAGGAATGGTGAACCCTGATGAATACTTGGTGTTTAAACCAACCTTACAAGCAGGTTTTCGCCCGATTTTAGAAAAGCGCCTGGGAACAAAAGAACTCAAACTTATCTACGATGTTGGCGGTTCTAAGCAAACAAAAAACGTTCCTGTACCTCTCGATGACCGGATGCAGTTTACACTTAACGATGAAGAAGTTCTGCAACTCGCGCGTTGGGCTTGTTTGATTGAAGATCATTATTCCCAAGTGCGGGGAACTTTCACACCGATGGACATCGAATGGGCAAAAGACGGTATTACAGGAGAAATGTTTATTGTCCAAGCACGTCCTGAAACGGTGCAGTCGCAAAAACATCAGAATTTATTAAAAAGTTACTCGCTACAAGAACACAGCCCAGTTCTTGTAAAAGGGCGGAGTATTGGCGAAGCGATCGGTCAAGGAAAAGTCCGCGTGATTCTGGATGTCCACAAACTCGATCAGTTCAAAGCTGGAGAGGTTTTGGTGACGTATAAAACCGATCCTGACTGGGAACCAATTATGAAAAAAGCAAGTGCGATCGTCACGAATCAAGGTGGGCGCACGTGTCATGCAGCCATTATTGCTCGCGAGTTAGGAATTCCAGCGATCGTCGGTACGGGGAATGCAATCAGCGTACTCAAATCTGGTCAAGAAGTCACCGTTTCGTGTGCCGAAGGTGAAGAAGGTAAAGTTTATCAAGGTATATTACCTTATAAAGTTCAAGAAGTCGCGCTAGAAAATTTACCGCGTACCCGCACGCAAATTACGATCAACTTGGGTAATCCTGCGGAAGCGTTTGGTGTTGCTGCGATTCCTAACGATGGTGTCGGGTTAGCACGATTAGAGTTTATTATCGCTAACCATATTAAGGTGCATCCGTTGGCGTTGGTTCACTTTGACGAACTTCCAGAAAATGCGATTAAAGATGAAATTGCCACGTTAACTTGCCAATATGAACACAAGCCACAATACTTTGTTGATAAGTTAGCGCAAGGTGTAGCAACTATTGCAGCGGCTTTTTATCCAAAACCTGTAGTTGTTAGGCTATCAGACTTTAAGAGCAATGAATACGCTAATCTCTTGGGCGGAGGTGATTTTGAACCGCAAGAAGAAAACCCGATGCTAGGTTGGCGGGGAGCATCTCGATATTATAGCGATCGCTACCGCGAAGGTTTTGCTTTGGAATGTCAAGCGATCAAAAAAGTGCGAGAGGAAATGGGCTTGACAAATGTCATCTTAATGGTTCCATTTTGCCGCACGCCCGATGAAGGACGCAAAGTCTTAGTTGAGATGGCAAAACACGGCTTGGTACGCGGTGAAAATGATTTACAAGTCTATGTGATGTGTGAGTTACCTAGCAATGTGCTGTTAGCCGAGGAATTCAGCCAAGTTTTTGATGGTTTTTCGATTGGTTCTAACGATCTAACGCAACTTGCATTAGGCTTAGACCGCGATTCAGCAATGGTTGCAGATTTATTTGATGAACGCAATGATGCGGTGAAAAAATTAGTGCAAATGGCGATCGCATCTGCTAAAAAATCCAAGCGCAAAATTGGTATCTGCGGTCAAGCCCCCAGCGATTACCCTGAATTTGCCCGTTTCTTAGTCGAACAAGGAATCGATTCAATTAGCCTTAACCCCGATTCTGTTCTGAAAACACTCCTACAAGTCGCTGAAGTAGAAGGAATAGTCAAATCATAA
- a CDS encoding universal stress protein, whose amino-acid sequence MYTRILVALDRSPMSEQVFQQAIDVAKATNANIMLLHVLSPDEEGSPDISLMREEYYPGLSSEIAELHRQQWREFETQGIEMLRDRSEQATKAGVKAEFEQVFGTPSRVICDYARKWKADLIILGRRGHSGIKELFLGSVSNYVLHHAPASVLTIQSSGKDTQVSQKQQAEVLS is encoded by the coding sequence ATGTATACCAGAATTCTCGTTGCACTTGATCGTTCTCCTATGAGTGAACAAGTTTTTCAGCAAGCTATTGATGTAGCTAAAGCAACAAATGCAAATATTATGTTATTGCACGTTCTTTCTCCCGACGAAGAGGGAAGTCCTGACATTTCTTTGATGCGAGAAGAATACTATCCTGGCTTAAGCAGTGAAATCGCTGAGTTGCATCGTCAGCAATGGCGCGAGTTTGAAACGCAAGGAATTGAAATGTTACGCGATCGCAGCGAACAAGCTACAAAAGCAGGTGTGAAAGCTGAATTTGAGCAAGTTTTTGGTACTCCTAGTCGCGTGATTTGTGACTATGCACGTAAGTGGAAAGCCGATTTAATTATCTTAGGGCGGCGCGGTCATTCTGGTATTAAAGAGTTGTTTCTTGGTAGTGTGAGTAATTATGTCCTTCACCATGCGCCAGCCTCGGTTTTGACGATTCAATCTAGTGGTAAGGATACTCAGGTTAGCCAAAAGCAACAAGCTGAAGTATTATCGTAA
- a CDS encoding DUF3122 domain-containing protein: MFWLLLLGIWTTIIFLGTGTFLSQPVLAVVNQIEAPGEILYRSQQRLQDSSGNYWQVILFKQVQIGQPPLVNLRLVGFPGVAELIHPQPLRITTPTGEILTANDVFLVEAPAPTIGQYDVRNILPNLPVESLQLILPLAGDRFINISVPRFVVQEWQEVAAKA, encoded by the coding sequence TTGTTTTGGCTATTATTACTAGGAATTTGGACAACGATTATATTTCTAGGTACAGGAACTTTTCTATCACAACCAGTACTTGCAGTGGTTAATCAAATTGAAGCGCCAGGAGAAATACTTTATCGTTCGCAGCAGCGATTACAAGATTCTTCCGGAAATTATTGGCAGGTCATTTTATTTAAGCAAGTTCAAATTGGACAACCTCCTTTAGTTAATTTAAGACTTGTTGGATTTCCAGGAGTTGCTGAGTTAATTCATCCACAACCACTGCGAATAACAACGCCTACGGGTGAAATTTTAACGGCAAATGATGTGTTTTTAGTCGAAGCACCAGCACCAACTATTGGTCAATATGATGTCAGAAATATTTTGCCTAACTTACCTGTAGAATCACTGCAACTCATTTTACCTTTAGCTGGCGATCGCTTTATCAATATTTCTGTGCCGCGATTTGTTGTACAAGAATGGCAGGAAGTTGCTGCTAAAGCATAA
- a CDS encoding polymer-forming cytoskeletal protein has translation MMHKRWRTVGIGFLCTLLLLLVFFATPVWSLVSRSGDQVIIGADEVIADDLYVAGRTITINGIVNGDLVAAGRLITINGTVQGDLIAAGQAVVINGTVNDDLRVVSQVTQLSSNARIGDDVVAAGWSFESVAGSTVASDLAFAGWQALLAGSVGRNVIGSMAALELRSSVGSNVNVAMGAEGDAPEAYPPFFPQPLVPVPQLRAGLTVADSAQIGGNLTYRSPDVVNISQQAQIAGGVLREELPEVETAAPDPVATIAQQLQYFIALVLVGWLLFKFVPNWLQSLAAIASSKPLPSLGWGIVMFLAVGVIAIAIAFVTFVLTALSAITLPVLIFPILGLGILANLALIVAFFVFATFVPQVVISLLGGRWLMQKRQPSTSSKRFVSLVVGLLVFALLTAIPVVGGLLHLITIFLGLGALWIWTRNKRDRTSTERQLTAV, from the coding sequence ATGATGCATAAAAGATGGCGTACTGTCGGCATAGGATTTCTCTGCACCTTACTATTGTTACTCGTCTTCTTTGCTACGCCAGTTTGGTCATTGGTCAGTCGTAGTGGAGATCAAGTCATTATCGGTGCAGATGAAGTGATTGCCGACGACCTGTATGTTGCTGGTCGGACAATTACAATTAATGGCATTGTCAACGGCGATCTTGTTGCTGCTGGTCGTTTAATTACAATCAATGGTACAGTCCAAGGCGATCTTATAGCTGCTGGTCAAGCAGTTGTCATAAACGGTACTGTAAACGACGATCTCCGAGTCGTTAGTCAAGTTACACAGTTGAGTTCCAATGCCCGCATCGGGGATGATGTTGTTGCTGCTGGTTGGAGTTTTGAAAGTGTTGCTGGTAGTACAGTAGCAAGCGATTTAGCTTTTGCCGGATGGCAAGCACTGTTAGCAGGGAGTGTTGGGCGAAATGTCATCGGCAGTATGGCAGCATTAGAACTGCGTAGTAGCGTTGGTAGTAATGTTAATGTTGCAATGGGTGCTGAAGGCGACGCACCTGAAGCTTATCCGCCGTTTTTCCCTCAACCACTCGTTCCAGTTCCTCAATTACGCGCGGGTTTAACGGTAGCAGATTCGGCGCAAATCGGTGGCAATTTAACTTACAGATCTCCTGATGTTGTAAACATTAGTCAGCAAGCACAAATCGCTGGTGGTGTCTTACGTGAAGAGTTACCAGAAGTCGAAACAGCTGCACCAGATCCGGTAGCAACAATTGCTCAACAGTTACAGTACTTTATTGCTTTGGTGTTGGTAGGATGGCTATTGTTTAAGTTTGTACCAAATTGGCTGCAAAGCTTAGCGGCGATCGCATCTTCTAAACCACTACCGAGTTTAGGATGGGGTATTGTGATGTTTCTGGCGGTTGGAGTTATCGCAATTGCGATCGCTTTTGTGACGTTTGTTCTCACAGCTTTATCCGCAATTACTTTACCTGTTCTTATCTTCCCAATCTTGGGTTTGGGAATACTCGCTAATCTGGCGCTGATTGTTGCGTTCTTCGTATTTGCAACGTTTGTCCCGCAAGTTGTTATCAGTTTACTTGGTGGACGTTGGTTAATGCAAAAACGACAACCAAGCACATCATCAAAGCGTTTTGTTTCCCTCGTGGTAGGTTTATTAGTATTTGCACTTTTGACTGCAATTCCGGTAGTAGGCGGATTACTGCATCTCATTACTATCTTTCTTGGCTTGGGCGCGTTGTGGATCTGGACACGCAACAAACGCGATCGCACATCAACCGAGCGTCAATTAACAGCAGTATAG